A portion of the Tenacibaculum todarodis genome contains these proteins:
- a CDS encoding amidase family protein has protein sequence MESQIHKIHQQLVSKEISCTKLVQERLDLLKSNTHNTVNSLLDTLALDLAAKVDVKIAGGQEIGLLEGIPFGIKDVYMVQGTLTTASSDLLKKYKSPYTATAIQKLLDTGAIPLVKENCDSFGHGSSSENTIFGAVKNAINTDLVSGGSSGGSAVNVAKDFTVFSIGGDTGGSVRQPAGYNKIYGLKPTYGRISRFGLMAYASSTDCVGPIAKSIEDIRIVLNVMSGKDIKDQTTYQSKAISEQNILNADEIKTVGYFKNFIETDAIDAKVKADFLSAIGKIKAKGIEVKELDFFESDTLVSTYYTLAMAETASNLSRLDGTNYGNRIEGVNLKDTYSITRSENFSEETKRRIVGGNQVLSQGFSDEIYLKGLNLRDQISENFEKDFKEVDIILSPVTPNSPPKIGDSLKDPLAMYLSDAYTVGFSLGQLPTLTVPQGTETGLQITAAKNNDELVLKFANFLKDTI, from the coding sequence ATGGAATCTCAAATACATAAAATTCATCAACAATTGGTGAGCAAAGAAATTTCATGTACAAAATTAGTGCAAGAAAGGTTAGATTTATTAAAATCGAATACACACAATACTGTTAACTCACTTTTAGATACTTTGGCGTTAGATTTAGCGGCAAAAGTAGATGTTAAAATTGCAGGTGGACAAGAAATTGGTTTGTTAGAGGGGATTCCTTTCGGAATTAAAGATGTGTACATGGTGCAAGGAACTTTAACAACTGCAAGTTCAGATTTGTTGAAGAAATACAAATCGCCATATACGGCAACAGCTATTCAAAAATTATTAGATACAGGCGCAATCCCGTTAGTAAAAGAAAATTGTGATAGTTTTGGGCATGGTTCTTCATCAGAAAACACCATTTTCGGCGCTGTTAAAAATGCAATTAATACAGATTTAGTTTCTGGAGGATCAAGTGGAGGTTCTGCTGTAAATGTAGCAAAAGACTTTACGGTTTTTTCAATTGGTGGAGATACAGGAGGTTCTGTTCGTCAACCAGCAGGTTACAATAAAATTTATGGATTAAAACCAACCTACGGTAGAATTTCTAGATTCGGATTAATGGCGTATGCTTCATCTACAGATTGTGTTGGACCCATTGCAAAATCGATAGAAGATATTAGAATTGTTTTAAATGTGATGAGTGGTAAGGATATTAAAGACCAAACTACGTATCAATCCAAAGCAATATCAGAACAAAATATTTTAAATGCTGATGAAATTAAAACCGTTGGTTATTTTAAAAATTTCATTGAAACGGATGCAATTGATGCAAAAGTAAAAGCAGATTTTTTATCAGCAATAGGAAAAATAAAAGCCAAAGGAATTGAAGTTAAAGAGTTAGATTTCTTTGAATCTGACACCTTAGTTTCTACGTATTACACGTTGGCAATGGCAGAAACAGCATCAAATCTTTCTAGATTAGATGGTACAAATTACGGAAACAGAATAGAGGGAGTTAATTTAAAAGACACGTATTCAATTACGCGATCTGAGAATTTTTCTGAAGAAACAAAACGTAGAATAGTTGGTGGTAATCAAGTGTTATCGCAAGGTTTTTCTGATGAAATCTATTTAAAAGGATTGAATTTAAGAGATCAGATTTCTGAAAATTTTGAAAAAGATTTTAAAGAAGTTGATATTATTTTATCACCTGTTACTCCAAATTCGCCACCAAAAATTGGCGATAGTTTAAAAGATCCATTAGCAATGTATTTGTCTGATGCGTATACGGTTGGGTTTAGTTTAGGACAATTACCAACGTTAACAGTGCCACAAGGAACAGAAACTGGATTGCAAATTACGGCTGCAAAAAATAATGACGAACTCGTTTTGAAGTTTGCTAACTTCTTAAAAGATACGATATAA